Part of the Thermodesulfobacteriota bacterium genome is shown below.
ACCGAGGTGATCTCCCACCTGCTCGACGCCTACGTGAACGTGGGGCTGACGCTGGAGGAGGCCGTGCGCCGGACCGTGGGGGACATCCGCGGCTCCTACGCGTTCCTGGCGGTGTCGGACAAGGAGCCCGGCACGCTGGTCGGGGTGCGGTTGAACTGCCCGATGGTGGTGGGGCTGGGAAAAGGCGAATATTTCCTCGCCTCCGACCTGACGGCGTTTTTATCGCACACACGCGACGTCCTGTTCCTGGAGGACGGCGAGATGGTGGTGGCCACGCCGAAGGAGCTCAAGCTCACCGACTTCCTCGGCAAGCCGAAGCTGCGCAGACCGCAGCGGATCGACTGGTCGCCCGTGATGGCGGAGAAGGGGGGATTCCGCCACTTCATGCTCAAGGAGATCCACGAGCAGCCGCGCGCGATCATCGACACGCTCGCCGGGCGGATGCTCCCCGAGACGGGGGAGACGTTCTTCGAGACGCTGCCGCTCTCCAACGGGCAGCTCTCCGCCATCCAGAAGGTGATCATAGTGGCGTGCGGCACCTCGTGGCACGCGGCGCTGGTCGGCAAGTTCATGATCGAGGGGCTGGCGCGGATCCCGGTCGACGTGGACCTGGGCTCCGAGTTCCGCTACCGCGACCCCGTCGTCCCGGAGGGGACGCTCTGCGTGCCGATCTCGCAGTCGGGAGAGACGGCCGACACGCTGGCGGGGATGCGCGAGGCCAAGGCCAAGGGGGCGACGACCATCTCCATCTGCAACGTGGTCGCCTCGACGATCGCGCGGGAGTCCGACGGCGTCATCTACACGCACGCGGGGCCGGAGATCGGCGTCGCGTCGACGAAGGCGTTCACCACCCAGCTCGTAGCGCTCTACCTGATGGCGCTGCACCTGGCGCAGGCGCGCAAAATCCTCTCGCCCGAGGAGATCTCGCTGCACCTGACGGAGCTCTCCGACCTGCCGCGCAAGATCGAGGAGTACGTCAAGCACGACGAGGAGATCCAGGCGCTCGCGAAGAAGTACAAGGACGCGGCCGACTTCCTGTACCTTGGGCGCGGCATCTCCTACCCGATCGCGCTTGAGGGCGCGCTGAAGCTGAAAGAAATTTCCTACATCCACGCGGAAGGGTACCCGGCCGGCGAGATGAAGCACGGCCCGATCGCGCTGATCGACGAGCGGATGCCGGTGCTGGTGCTGTGCGCGAAGGGGGAGAGCTACGACAAGACCATCTCCAACCTGGAGGAGGCGCACGCCCGCGGCGGGATGGTGATCGCCGTGGGGACGGAAGGCGACGACGAGCTGGATGCGAAGGCGTCCGACATCCTGCGCCTGCCCGCGTGCGGCCGGTACGCCCGCCCGATCATGGAGGTGGTCCCGCTGCAGCTCCTGGCGTATCACATGGCGGTGCTGAAGGGCACAGACGTGGACCAGCCGAGGAACCTGGCGAAGAGCGTGACGGTGGAGTAGGGGGTATTCGAACGAGATCAGAGATGGAACTCTTGAAAAGGCGGTAGGATGGCCGGCTTCGAGTGTCCCTGCGAACGTGATAAAAACGACGAGGGTATTTGCGAGGTTCCCTGCGAAGAGGACGGTCTTTCTGTTCGTTGCGTTGGAGACTGGTCGAATTCGAAGCATTATTA
Proteins encoded:
- the glmS gene encoding glutamine--fructose-6-phosphate transaminase (isomerizing), with the protein product MCGIVGYTGPNPCVEILVDGLRRLEYRGYDSAGIAVLTDGDIAVRKSQGKIARLTDLIAKEPIDGTCGVGHTRWATHGRPSDENAHPHRVGHVAVIHNGIVENHRTLKELLMSKGRTFCSETDTEVISHLLDAYVNVGLTLEEAVRRTVGDIRGSYAFLAVSDKEPGTLVGVRLNCPMVVGLGKGEYFLASDLTAFLSHTRDVLFLEDGEMVVATPKELKLTDFLGKPKLRRPQRIDWSPVMAEKGGFRHFMLKEIHEQPRAIIDTLAGRMLPETGETFFETLPLSNGQLSAIQKVIIVACGTSWHAALVGKFMIEGLARIPVDVDLGSEFRYRDPVVPEGTLCVPISQSGETADTLAGMREAKAKGATTISICNVVASTIARESDGVIYTHAGPEIGVASTKAFTTQLVALYLMALHLAQARKILSPEEISLHLTELSDLPRKIEEYVKHDEEIQALAKKYKDAADFLYLGRGISYPIALEGALKLKEISYIHAEGYPAGEMKHGPIALIDERMPVLVLCAKGESYDKTISNLEEAHARGGMVIAVGTEGDDELDAKASDILRLPACGRYARPIMEVVPLQLLAYHMAVLKGTDVDQPRNLAKSVTVE